The following proteins are co-located in the Podarcis raffonei isolate rPodRaf1 chromosome 5, rPodRaf1.pri, whole genome shotgun sequence genome:
- the TMEM212 gene encoding transmembrane protein 212, whose translation MNAGCLFVVTGRMLISFGILSIVSGIIAFFPVFSYKPWFAGWSVRIASPIWSGALAVIAGVLLALAEKQWTQRYLWEAAFTFSILNIISSPVQGAIAFASLLLGPYCYYSFAGVSGMNYLGYAVLLPFPYGKFASVCKDPAGYEWYHLALQILDICSSLAMLSASLAIVIKLTARLLQFGHLNVSITQWQGSND comes from the exons ATGAACGCAGGGTGCCTTTTTGTGGTGACTGGAAGAATGCTGATTTCCTTTGGGATTCTAAGCATCGTCTCTGGAATTATCGCCTTCTTCCCTGTTTTTTcctataaaccatggtttgccggATGGAGCGTTCGCATTGCTTCTCCCATCTGGAGCGGAGCTTTG GCTGTTATTGCAGGTGTACTCCTTGCTCTGGCTGAAAAACAATGGACCCAGAGATACCTG TGGGAAGCCGCTTTCACCTTTAGCATCTTGAACATCATCAGCTCTCCAGTTCAAGGTGCCATCGCCTTTGCATCCCTCCTTCTTGGACCTTATTGCTACTACTCTTTCGCCGGAGTTTCGGGTATGAACTACCTTGGTTATGCGGTCCTTTTGCCCTTTCCTTATGGCAAGTTTGCTTCCGTGTGCAAGGACCCCGCAGGCTACGAGTGGTACCACCTGGCGCTGCAGATACTAGACATTTGCTCCAGTCTTGCCATGCTCTCTGCATCCTTGGCCATTGTGATCAAACTCACAGCCAGACTGCTCCAGTTTGGACACTTAAATGTGAGTATTACTCAGTGGCAGGGAAGTAATGATTAA